GAGTATTCGTAGCTATTGGTTTAACTGGTATTGAAAACAATATTTATGTGCAAGTTGCCCTGGTCATGCTGATTGGACTTCTTGCCAAAAATGCCATCCTGATCGTCGAATTTGCCGTGCAGAAAAGAAAATCGGGACAAGCGTTAATCAGAGCTTCAATCGATGCTGCAAAATTACGTTTACGACCAATTATCATGACGTCACTTGCCTTTATTGTTGGTTTAGTACCCATGATGAGTGCCAAAGGACCATCTGCTCAAGGTAACCACTCTATAAGTATTGGTGCCGCCGGAGGTATGATTTCAGGAGTAATTCTAGGATTGTTTATCATTCCTGTTTTATTCATCATCTTCCAGCATTTACAAGAACGAGTTTCTGGAAAACCAGTTGCCGTAATTCATAACGAAGAAAAATAAAAATGGAAAACTATATAACGACAGTTTTGGTAGCCGTAATATTCGGTATCGCCTATATATCATACAGAATCTCGAAAGATCTTGAAAACAGAAAAGATACTTGTACAGAAATCTAATAAAAAGACAATGAAAAATTATATAACCAAAATCGTGATGATCGCCATTTTGATCACGACCTTAATATCCTGTAAGGTATCAAAGGATATTGAAACACCAAAAGATGCATTTCCTGAAAATTTCAGGAATGCAGCTGTTTCAAAAGACACAACCAGTATTGGCGATCTGGAATGGAAAAATTATTACTACCGAAAAAGATGTTGTACAGTTAATAGACAGTGCCATTGCCCGCAATAATGATTTACAGATTGCTGCCAAAATATCGAAATTGCACAGTACAGATTTACTCAGTCTAAATGGGGAAATGTACCACAGGTTAATCTATTTGTTAATGCAAGCAGCAGTAATCCGTCAGACAATAGTTTTACGGGAATGAATCTAAATCAGGCTTGGGTCAAAACACATTGATGATTATTCAGCCGGAGCAACACTTTCATGGGAAGCTGATATTTGGGGGAAAATCAAAAATCAGAAAAAAGGCGCTTACGCAGAATATCTTCAGTCTGCCGAAGTTAAAAAGGCTTTACAAACCAATATCGTAGCCAACGTTTCAAGAGGATACTACAATCTTTTGATGCTGGATGCCCAATTGGATATCGCCAAACAAAACCTTCAGCTAAATGATAGTACAACAAATATTATCAAACTGAAATATGACGCCGGACAAGCAACTTCATTGGCAATTCAGCAATCTGAAGCGCAGAAATTAAACTCTGCGCAATTGATTCCGTTGTTGGAACAAAACATTGCCATTCAGGAAAATGCATTAAGCGTTTTGACTGGTTCTTTCCCGACTGCAAAACAAAGAACAACACTTTTAAACGCAATCGCAATTAGAAACGATAATACAATAGGAATTCCGTCTTCATTAGTAAGCCGAAGACCCGATGTTAAAAGTGCCGAACTTGAATTAAAGATTGCCAATGCAAATGTCGGAATCACAAAAGCGATTTGTATCCGGCATTGAGAATTACGGCACAAGGTGGCGTGAACTCTTTTGAAACCAGTACGTGGTTTAATATTCCTGCTTCTCTTTTTGGTACCGTAGCAGGAGGCTTAACACAACCTTTACTGAACAATAAAAAAGTAAGAACACAATATAATATCGCTGTTGCCGAAAGAGAAAAAGCAGTTTTAAATTTCAGACAGTCAGTTTTAATTGCTGTAAGCGAGGTTTCTGATGCTTTGGTAGTGACTGAGAAATTACAACAACAGGAATATTTTCTACAGGAAAAAGTAAAAACACTGCAACAAGCAATTAAAAATGCCAATTTGCTTTTCAAAAATGGAATGGCAGAATATCTTGAAGTTTTAACCGCACAGGCAAATTTATTGCAAAGTGAACTTGAACTTGCAGATATCAAAAGACAACAATTAACAGCCAACACCGAGTTGTATCGCGCTCTTGGCGGTGGCTGGAGATAATACCCGTACCCGTTAATTATTTATTTTTTGAGATGAAAACGCTGTGAGACCTTTGGGTTTCATGGCGTTTTTTAGTTTGATTTGCCACAAAGGCACTAAGTCGAACTATTTTGTTTCATGCAGATTTTAGAAGATTTAATTTTAAAAAAGGGACAAAAAATTATCTGCGCATATCTGCTTAAATCTTTTTATCCCGATAGCTATCGGGA
The sequence above is drawn from the Flavobacterium sp. N2038 genome and encodes:
- a CDS encoding TolC family protein, which translates into the protein MYPALRITAQGGVNSFETSTWFNIPASLFGTVAGGLTQPLLNNKKVRTQYNIAVAEREKAVLNFRQSVLIAVSEVSDALVVTEKLQQQEYFLQEKVKTLQQAIKNANLLFKNGMAEYLEVLTAQANLLQSELELADIKRQQLTANTELYRALGGGWR
- a CDS encoding TolC family protein; the protein is MKNQKKGAYAEYLQSAEVKKALQTNIVANVSRGYYNLLMLDAQLDIAKQNLQLNDSTTNIIKLKYDAGQATSLAIQQSEAQKLNSAQLIPLLEQNIAIQENALSVLTGSFPTAKQRTTLLNAIAIRNDNTIGIPSSLVSRRPDVKSAELELKIANANVGITKAICIRH